A part of Streptomyces sp. NBC_01451 genomic DNA contains:
- a CDS encoding sugar ABC transporter ATP-binding protein produces the protein MSPTETPAEASDPLGASPAVVLRDVSMAFGGRTVLESVSLDIAPGSVVALLGANGAGKSTLIKILSGVHTDHGGEVTVNGVPAALQSPLAARQLGIQTVHQRIGEGIVPGLTVAENLVFEELAQARGNPFLNGRRVLARAREIQSALDLGWSDALLKRDVTELGISDRQLLILARALATRPRLLVLDEPTSALSAAEAERLFALVERMREDGIAVLYVSHRLGEIDALADRLVVLRDGRLTEDQVKPFDWDSALRAMLAQAQEATTARPQREGEQGETLLSLRGVRLLEGRTPQDLNLRAGEVTGIVGLLGAGKTELARGLFGAEPFTTGAVELDGKAYEPRRPADAIRAGIHLVPEDRHADALVPGWSLAQNISLPFLKSLSTAGLVNRSKEDALGRDTIEALGVVARDEHSTVEELSGGNQQKVVVGRWLAERPRVLILDEPFRGVDIGARRDIGRRARALAAEGAAVLVLSADVDEVLEVADRVVVLAAGEIHLDAYGEDAERDLVIRTISASV, from the coding sequence TGCGGGACGTGAGCATGGCCTTCGGCGGCAGGACCGTCCTGGAGTCCGTCTCGCTGGACATCGCACCGGGCAGTGTCGTCGCACTGCTCGGTGCGAACGGGGCCGGCAAGTCCACGCTCATCAAGATCCTGTCCGGCGTCCACACGGACCACGGCGGCGAAGTGACGGTGAACGGGGTGCCGGCCGCGCTCCAATCACCGCTCGCCGCCCGCCAGCTGGGCATCCAGACGGTGCACCAGCGGATCGGCGAGGGCATCGTGCCCGGCCTCACCGTCGCCGAGAACCTGGTCTTCGAGGAGCTGGCCCAGGCACGCGGCAACCCGTTCCTCAACGGGCGCCGCGTGCTCGCCCGCGCCCGCGAGATCCAGTCGGCCCTCGACCTCGGCTGGAGCGACGCCCTGCTCAAACGGGACGTCACCGAACTCGGCATCTCCGACCGCCAGTTGCTCATCCTGGCCCGAGCCCTGGCCACCCGCCCGAGGCTCCTGGTCCTCGACGAACCGACGTCCGCGCTCTCCGCGGCGGAGGCGGAGCGACTGTTCGCCCTGGTCGAGAGGATGCGCGAGGACGGCATCGCGGTCCTCTACGTCTCCCACCGCCTCGGCGAGATCGACGCGCTGGCGGACCGGCTGGTCGTCCTGCGAGACGGCCGTCTCACCGAGGACCAGGTCAAGCCCTTCGACTGGGACAGCGCCCTGCGCGCCATGCTCGCCCAGGCCCAGGAGGCGACCACCGCACGTCCACAACGCGAGGGCGAGCAGGGCGAGACGCTCCTCTCCCTGCGCGGCGTACGGCTCCTGGAGGGCCGCACCCCCCAGGACCTGAACCTGCGAGCAGGCGAAGTCACCGGCATCGTCGGCCTGTTGGGCGCAGGCAAGACGGAGTTGGCCCGAGGCCTCTTCGGCGCCGAACCGTTCACCACGGGAGCCGTGGAGCTGGACGGCAAGGCGTACGAGCCGCGCCGCCCCGCCGACGCCATCCGGGCCGGCATCCACCTGGTCCCCGAGGACCGGCACGCGGACGCCCTGGTCCCCGGCTGGTCGCTCGCCCAGAACATCTCCCTCCCGTTCCTCAAGTCGCTCTCGACGGCCGGGCTGGTGAACCGCTCCAAGGAGGACGCCCTCGGCCGCGACACCATCGAGGCCCTCGGTGTCGTCGCCCGCGACGAGCACAGCACCGTCGAGGAGCTGTCCGGCGGCAACCAGCAGAAGGTCGTCGTCGGCCGCTGGCTCGCCGAACGCCCCCGTGTCCTCATCCTGGACGAGCCGTTCCGAGGGGTGGACATCGGGGCCCGGCGCGACATCGGCCGGCGCGCCCGCGCCCTTGCGGCGGAGGGCGCGGCGGTATTGGTCCTCTCGGCCGACGTGGACGAGGTCCTGGAGGTCGCCGACCGGGTCGTTGTCCTGGCGGCCGGTGAGATCCATCTCGACGCGTACGGCGAGGACGCGGAACGCGACCTGGTCATCCGGACGATCTCGGCGTCGGTCTGA